Genomic window (Helianthus annuus cultivar XRQ/B chromosome 3, HanXRQr2.0-SUNRISE, whole genome shotgun sequence):
TTATCTGATTCCAATTGTGCAAGGTTTAATGATCAATTCAAAAGTGAATTGTCTTTCTTTTGTCAGATACCAGGAAATAAGAATTTAAGTTTATGTAAAACAGTAAATGGATGCTGCTTTGCCGCTCGATAAGTTAATGGACGAGTTATCGTTAGAGTCCGTGAATGAAGATGGCTCATCAGATTCTGACACAAAGTAAGTTTTACCACCTCTGCAGCTCACGTTCACAGAGCGGAAAACTGTCGATACAGATTAGAATAAATAGTTAAGCTTAAGTCAAAATTTGAATATTGGACCGTGAATTGTTCTTGTCTGTATAATGGCAGCGCAGGAATATTTTTTCATCTTTTATCTCACTTTTGCAGGGGAAAAATGCATGTAGTATTGGTATCAACTGGAAGCTTCAATCCTCCTACTTTCATGCATTTACGCCTTTTTGGTATGTGTTCCTGGTTGCTAGTTTTTGTGATCTGTTTGTTGTCGTGTTTGAGAAATGAGCCTAGGTAACATCCAAACAGCTGCacgtttttttttcatataagaGTTGAGAGGAATTTTTTTTATTACATGACATATATGCATTTATCAGTTTTTAATTTTACAATGCAAGTGAATAAACTATGGTGATTTAAAGTTTTAGGAAATTGGAATTATACATTTATGGTTTCATAAGTGCAGCTCAATATAATTTGGATATATACTAATCTTATGTCTTGTTTGCACTTAGAATTGGCAAGGGATGCACTTAACTCCAAAGGGTTTCACGTTGTCGGAGGTTATATGTCACCTGTAAATGATGCATACAAGAAAAAGGTATCTGATTTCCTGCAGCGTTACATTCTTCACACCCGAAAAAGAAGTTTAAGACATTTAAAATGAATGGGAAAGTTTATTTTGCTTCTTGATGGAATTATTCGTACTCATTAATCATAATTATCAAATTAGATTAAATCTACTGTCCATGCCTTGTATCTCTGtgatatatgtgtatgtattattAATTAGTAGCTTTCCCACGATCATATATTGTATAATTGGAGTGCACGAGCTGAAATTTAATCTTTGCACAGGGTCTCTTACCAGCCGAGCACCGTATCTCAATGTGCCAACTAGCTTGCAACACTTCTGAGTTCGTAATGGTGGATACCTGGgaggtctctctctctctctctctctcacacgcGCGCGCGCATGCACACAAAGCGgttagaaaaattgaaaaaattctTGAGCGGTTAAAAGAATTTGATGTTAACAATATGGTTACTTACATCATCGTACTTTTAGGACTAAAAGTAGAATGCATCCTTTTTTATTGAACACGTGTGGGTTTtcattagggctgtaaacgaaccaaacgaacacgaacaaggccatgttcgtgtttgttcgttaaggaaattaacatgttcgtgaactgttcacgaacgcataccgaacataactttatgttcatgtttgttcgttaaggaaattcatctgttcacgaacagttcgtgaacactggtctcgaacacaaatgaacgcaagcaaataaaaacgaacgcaaacgaacatttaacttgaaaaaaattacaatattatccttaaacattggatataagtagttaaatacaaccatcaaatgataaatcaaaacaaagaagtctactacaccaccaaacgatgaatcaagtttaaccaacttagacataattatcctcaaaaatgtcttagaatgtccaaattttagctaacttagaaaaaaatagggtttcaagttttcaatatgtttagataaaaggtttattatttattattttttaatataatcaaatgaacacgaacgaacataatagaacatattaccgaacgttcacgaacgcagtcgaacgaacgagacctgtgttcgtgttcgttcgctaagctaaccgaatgaaaatttttgttcgtgttcgtttgttaagctaatcgaacgaacataaacgaacttcccgccgaacggttcacgaactgttcgctgaacattcggttcgtttacagacTTTTCATGTTTGTTTCTTTGAAACGGGCAACTTTGTTGTATGAAGTCTTCACTTGTTTTTTTTTCTATGTTCATTGATGCAGAAATATTTATTTGGTTTTAGGCAAAACAAAGTTCATTTCAACGATCATTGACTGTGCTGTCAAGAATCAGGAGCTTTTTTTGTGATAACGGGCTGATACCTAATGGTATGCTAGATTTGCTTGTTCCTTAAGTTGCCAAAATAGCTAATGGTATGCTAGACAAGACCATGAACCGTTACTTCTGTTTTTCCTGTTATGGCATTGATCTAAGATCTTTTTGTGTTTGCCGACTCTAATCTAACTAAATTGCCCTTTCCAAAACTATTATATCTTTGGTTTTGTACCAATCAAGTGGAATTTGAGTAGAAGAGGTTTTATGGTTGAAATACCTCTTGCTACAAACACTAATCTTGTTCATTGCAATTGTAGCATTCTTAAAGGTTATGCTTGTTTGTGGCTCTGATCTGCTAGAATCTTTTGCCATTCCTGGAGTTTGGATACCTGAACAGGTAAAATCATTCTTGGTTATCCCTCTCTTTTGTGGTGGACGGCACAAAAAAAATAATCAGATAATCGTTAATTCGTTTAAAAAGTTGGGGATTTTTAGATAATTCTACATTGATCGGAATAATCAGTTTCCTTACGGTTACAACTGTTTTCCTAAATCTGTTTATCTGGACTAAAAACAATCAGAACATAACTATAGTCACTTTTCATCAAACATTGTTGCCATAATAGACACACATCCGTATGAGATTACAAATTCATGATTTTATATGACCATTTTTCATTTTAGGTCAGGGCTATAGTCAGAGATTACGGTGTGGTTTGTATCCGCAGAGAAGGTCAAGACATTGAAAAAATCATCTCAAGTGATGAAATCTTGACAGAATACAAGGTAAACCAACCACAATTTTTCACAACTCATTTATATAGTTTTTGTGTGATAAATTTGATCATTTCGATATAGGAAATGCCTCAGATTAGAACCAATAAATAAAAGAAACCAGCTGAACTACCTTTTAGCCGTTGGATCATATTTTTATTAATGACTGAAATCTCTCTCTATTCGGGACCGTTCACTCCTTTTGTCCGCTCATCAAAGGCCAAAAAACAGCTTCTTTGGTTTCTAGTTATTTGACGCTTTACCATTTGAGATCACCATTAAGATACTTTGATACGAACCTGCTCTGGAAGCAGCAACAGTTTCAACCATCCCAAGAAATTAGGAAGAGATAGTAACCGTTCCCAACTAAAGTTTAGCTTAGATAATCAGTTTTATGCGTTTTAACTCTTTTCTTGTTATATGTTTATCCGAGTTTTACTTGTAATCGGAGAATCGCCCTTCTCGAATCTCGGGCCGACTTAATCGTTAATTCTATCAAATTATTGCTTTCGATTTCCGGTATCTAACATACTTGTATGAATCTTGCAGAGTAATATTGAAGTGGTGAATGAAATAGTACCGAACCGTATCAGTTCAACTATAGTAAGGTAGCCAGTCATCAAGTTGCTATGCTCTTCTTAAAATCTAGCTCTAACACGAGGCTtaattatgtttgtttatgtaatCACAGAGATTGCATTTCACGGGGTTTGTCGGTAAAATATCTGACGTCAGATGAAGTTATCGATTATATTAAACGAAACCGACTTTATACCAACGCTGCAACTTGACTGGATGAAGCTTGCTAGGTGGTTATATTCCTTTGAATAATTCAAATATTTCTGTGATGAATAAATACACCACTTTATTGTGTTCTATAGAAGTTGTGTTAGGTTCGGTTTCGATTTTGTTATTGATAAACCATGTATTGTAACTGTGTAGTATAATAAAattattaaattttaaataaacagATCATGAACATCATTACTATATATACACATTACACAATTTCTGTCGACCGTAGCTACAGTACTCGCGGTCGTTGGGCCACGTGTACCCTAACATTGGGCCACGTGATAAAGAGAGAGGAGAAAAGAAAGGGGCATCGATGGGTGGGGGTGGCAGGCTCCCGGAGACCATGCGCCGACCGTCTGATGAACTCAGATCTGTGTTTGGCGGCAATGGTCATGTTCTGACCAACAGCCCTGTTCTGGTGAGTTTCCTTCTCTGTCCTTGTGTTAAGGGTTTAAGCCGGCGATGATGGGGGGAGCCAAGCCGTGTTTTGTTGGCGACTGCGATGACGACGTGTGCGTCTGAGCATTAGGGTTTGTAGACAAGATGAGGCCATCTCAGAGGATATGGTTTTTACTTTTTAGGGGTGGTATCATTCCTCTGTTCTAATCGAAGTATAATTTTGACTTTATAAGTCAAAATCCTTCTTCGTGGCCGATGATGTACCTCAGATTTCAATAAACCCTGTGTTCCATCAGTTTGCTGACCGTAAAGCTGCTCTGTTAGTTCGATATCAGTTTTGTCGAGTGCTTCATTTAGGGTTAAAAACACATTTGCGAATTAGGTTGTTACTGTTAAAAGTCAATTTGGGGTTTTTAATTAGACTCAATTTTGATACTTATGAAAATCTTATATTAGTTTACTGGAAGTTTTGAACCACAACAATTTGCAATATTTATAATATTGTGTTTTGACCTACATGCTCGCTAAATCGGTTTAACCCGATTTAACCCACAACTTGTCTGACGACCATGCGCCAACCGGCCTATCGCAGTGATGATGCTGTTTAATGGTTAGATAACCttataatatatgtatatgtaaatatGCATCATGTATAAGTTTAACCTTCGTATGGAAGTGAATTCCAATTGAGGTAAAAACTGTTATCTATAAAAGTTGTATGATGCCATTTTGACttcaatttcttttttttttattatttaatcttATTCGGCTccatagttttatgtaaattgtataataGAAAGGTGAACTTATAAAAATGAGCTAGGAAACCGATTTTGATTATGCAAATCCCATAAGGAGTAGAAAGTTTATGAAGTCATATCTGGGTTTGTCGAGATTTCTGCTCTCTTTGTTGAGGGTTTTAGTTGGTGATGATGGAGGGCTGCTACTTGAACTTCTTTTGCAGCTATGGCTTACTCGGCTCGACCTGCTCGATTTTATAATATACGTCGGTATAAGTTTGAGTAGTCTTTGCTTTATGTCGGGTCGCAGTATAAGTTCACGTATGTCTTTGTCTGTGTTTTACGTCATGTGGCGGTATAAagtcatgatttttttttaaagatttataCCGGTTTTGATCGTCATTTGTCTAATATGGGAAAAACACGAAACTCGGTCACAAACGCGGAAGCAAACTTCGTTTGACCAAGAGTTTTCCCAAACTTGAATGACTGTGTCCAAAAATCAGAGTGATCCAACGGTTCAATCTCTGGGAAATTGACGACCTCTGCAGCTGGGTATGAAAGTGACGGaaattttcttcttcttttgtgagtgttggaccgttgttttgacccgaaaagtcagtcaaggtagctcatcctcatatacaaaggcggaaacagagta
Coding sequences:
- the LOC110929506 gene encoding nicotinamide/nicotinic acid mononucleotide adenylyltransferase isoform X1, yielding MDAALPLDKLMDELSLESVNEDGSSDSDTKGKMHVVLVSTGSFNPPTFMHLRLFELARDALNSKGFHVVGGYMSPVNDAYKKKGLLPAEHRISMCQLACNTSEFVMVDTWEVSLSLSLSHARAHAHKAAKQSSFQRSLTVLSRIRSFFCDNGLIPNAFLKVMLVCGSDLLESFAIPGVWIPEQVRAIVRDYGVVCIRREGQDIEKIISSDEILTEYKSNIEVVNEIVPNRISSTIVRDCISRGLSVKYLTSDEVIDYIKRNRLYTNAAT
- the LOC110929506 gene encoding nicotinamide/nicotinic acid mononucleotide adenylyltransferase isoform X2, producing the protein MDAALPLDKLMDELSLESVNEDGSSDSDTKGKMHVVLVSTGSFNPPTFMHLRLFELARDALNSKGFHVVGGYMSPVNDAYKKKGLLPAEHRISMCQLACNTSEFVMVDTWEAKQSSFQRSLTVLSRIRSFFCDNGLIPNAFLKVMLVCGSDLLESFAIPGVWIPEQVRAIVRDYGVVCIRREGQDIEKIISSDEILTEYKSNIEVVNEIVPNRISSTIVRDCISRGLSVKYLTSDEVIDYIKRNRLYTNAAT